In Macrobrachium nipponense isolate FS-2020 chromosome 25, ASM1510439v2, whole genome shotgun sequence, one genomic interval encodes:
- the LOC135198965 gene encoding uncharacterized protein LOC135198965 translates to MTVATEVNDIIPRYSENLSKQLEDFFSVENFGTSCIPKCSGCKCGKCSLSGEHSLKEEMELKQIEEGLNYDSINGYWIASYPWIKDPNKLPNNVSLAYGRLKSTERRLIKLGSDYSKKYNDQILDMVHREVARKLNIDEISNYNGPVHYLPHHEVHKPDSVSTPLRIVFNSSSSYLGHVLNDYFAKGPDVLNNMIAILIRFRQHAVAFVAILRKCTTLYEFQNLINILIGFVAGLRN, encoded by the coding sequence ATGACTGTAGCTACTGAGGTCAATGACATCATACCACGATACAGTGAGAACCTCTCAAAACAgttagaagattttttttcagttgaaaattttGGAACTTCATGTATACCTAAATGTAGTGGTTGTAAATGTGGGAAGTGTTCATTGAGTGGGGAACATAGCTTGAAGGAGGAAATGGAattaaaacagatagaagaagGACTTAATTATGATTCAATAAATGGGTATTGGATTGCAAGCTATCCATGGATTAAGGATCCTAACAAACTCCCTAATAATGTTTCCCTTGCATATGGAAGACTAAAATCTACTGAACGAAGGTTAATAAAGCTCGGGAGCGATTactctaaaaaatataatgatcagATTTTAGATATGGTTCATAGGGAAGTTGCTAGAAAATTGAACATAGATGAGATAAGTAATTATAATGGTCCCGTTCACTACTTGCCCCACCATGAAGTCCACAAGCCAGACTCAGTTTCTACCCCTTTGAGAATTGTGTTCAACTCTTCTTCCTCTTACCTTGGTCACGTACTCAATGATTACTTTGCAAAGGGCCCTGATGTGCTAAACAACATGATTGCTATACTGATACGTTTTAGGCAACATGCTGTGGCCTTCGTAGCGATATTAAGAAAATGTACAACTCTGTACGAATTTCAGAACTTGATCAACATACTCATAGGTTTTGTGGCGGGACTTAGAAACTGA